In Acidimicrobiales bacterium, the genomic stretch GCCCGCATGGCGTGGACGACCATGATCCTGGCGACGACGGAGACCAAGGCCACGGTCGTCGCGTACAGGACGACGGCTGCGGGCTCCTGCCCGTACAACCCGAGGATCCTCGTAGGGAAGGGCAGGAACGCCACCAGGCCGAGGTAGACGAGATTGATCACCGTGAGCCCCGTGTCGATGTGGTCGATCCCGCGAAAGAAGATGTGGTGACGGATCCACAGCAGCCCGATCACGGCGAAGCCCAGCGCGTACGAGAAGTACTCCTGCCCGTGGTCGAGCAGACGCCCCCCGAGCACCCCCTCGTGCCCCGGCCCCAGCACCGGAGCGCTGATGTTGAGCACGAGCAGGGTCAGGGCGATGGCGAACACGCCGTCGCTGAGCGCCACCGTCCGGTCGTAGTCGAACCGGCGCTCGACGGGGGTCTCGGCTGGGGAGCCTGTCGAGCCCGGGGTGGCCACCTCGCCGTGGTCGGACATCGAAGCAAAGTATGGCTGGTCGGTCCTGCCCACCGGGAAAGGGCTGACCTCGGCCCGATTCGACGGGCACCGGGCCACCTTCTAGCCGATGGGGGCGGCGGGCGTCGCGGCTCGCTTGTGACTTCCGCCACTCGATGATCGCCGTCCGGCTCGGTTCATCGGCCTGACGCCGGGGAAGAACTAGTCCGGGAATGAACCGTCGACTACTCCGTGTTGCCCGCGCAAAGCGGTTCGCGTCAGTCACAATGGAGTCCTGCGAGAGGGTCAGGTAACTCCCCGACGAACGAGGAGGTCAGTGCGTGGTGGAGCAGACCATTCGTCTCTTGGACCAGAGGATCGACGACTTCCTCAGTTCGCGCGATCCGGTCATCTCGGCCAGTCGCGTCATTGACCCCCTCCTGGAGATCTGGGGCTTGGCCTCCGAGGTGGACGCCTCGGTCGCCGTTCCGGTGGAGCGGTTGCTCACCGCCCTCGTCGGACGGGAGCTCACGACCCTGGATGAGCTGACCAAGGCAATGGACGAGGTTCGGGCGGCGGTGGCCGCCCAGGCCCTGCCGACCGGCGTCTGATCCCGGCGCCCCCGACCACCAGCAGGTGGGCGACGCCTGCCACGACCATCGCCAGCGAGCGTCCGGGCGTTCTCCGGGGTCGCCGCCGCCTGGTGGAGCCGCTGCCGGCGTGTCGGGCTCCCCGCGGCATGATCGCCGGGGGTTGTGGCGTCCCGCTATGGGAGCCATCGTCGGTCGGGCCGTCGATCGGGACGAGAGCCGGGTCTGGGCCTCGTGGCAGCGCGAGGGGACCAGAGGCCAGCCCGAGCAGCCCGATGCCGCATACCGTGCAGTACCGCTGGGCGGGCTGGACCACGTGCCCGTTCGGACAGAGCCCCGGCATCGGCACCCCGCACTGGGTGCAGTACAGGTGGGCGGCGTCCACGTCGTGACCGTTCGGACAGAGGGCGGGCATGCCCAACCCGCACTGCGTGCAGAACCGGTTGCCAGCCGCCACCTCGTGACCGTTGGCGCACCGACCCGGCATTCGTTCTCCACACTCGGTGCAGAAGCGGTTGCCGGGATGAACCTCGTGGCCGTTGACGCACCGAGCCTGCATCGCCAACCCACACTCGGTGCAGAACCGATTCCCGGGATCGACCTCGTGGCCGTTGGCGCACCGACCCGGCATCCGCTCTCCGCACTCGGTGCAGAAGCGGTTGCCGGGATGAACCTCGTGCCCTCTCACACAGCGACCGGCCATGCGAGCTCCGCACTCGGTGCAGAACCGGTTGCCCGGCCTCACCTCGTGGCCGTTCAGGCACCTGGCCCCTCGCCCCACGGAACCCCAGGGTAGCCAGACTCCCCGCGCCAGGGACTGCATTCGGCCGACGCCCGGACCACTCCCGTGGCGTCAGCTTCGTCGGTCTTCGTCCGTCTTCGTCAGAAACTCGTTCACTGCGCGTCAGCCAATCGTCAGGAATGGGGCCTACCGTCACCATCGTGAGATGTGAACGCTGTCACTCCGAGCTGGTCCGGTTCTCGGTCGTCGCCAACGACGGGTCAACGGGGCGCGAGCTGGGTGTCTGTCTCTGCTGCCCGAAAGGCTTCCGCTACCGCGAGCTGGCTCCGGACCGCCGACGCGCCTCGTAGCCACCGGTAGGAGCTCGTTCGGGGGGCACGGCGGGCGGGCAGCCGACGACCTTCGTCGCTGCGGCCACGCCGCCCACGTCCGCCACTAGGTTCTGTCCGTGCGATTGAGCGACGGCCCGGTCGAGGCGGTCCTGCTCGACGCCGGCGGGGTCCTGCTGCTTCCCGATCCGGCCGAGCTGCGGCGTGCGCTGGCGCCCCTCGGCGAGACCCCGGATGACGAGACGTGCCGGCGGGCGCACTACGCGTGCATGCGCGAGGTCGATCGCCTCGGCAGCCCGGATTGGCCCGTCGTCGACCGTGTGCTGGCTCGGGTTGCCGGTGTGGCCGACGACCGCCTCGACCACGCCGTGTCGCTCGTCGAAGAGGTGTATCTGCGCCTTCCGTGGGTACCGGTCCCCGATGCGGCGGAGACCCTTCTCCATCTGCAGGCGGCCGGCTACCGGTTGGCGGTCGTGTCGAACGCCACGGGGACCATGGAGCAGCAGTTGGCCGAGCATCGGATCTGCACCGCGGACGGCGGCGCCGCCGCCCAGGTCGCGGTGGTGGTGGACTCCGACGTGGTCGGGGTGGAAAAGCCGGATCCGGCGATCTTCGGCATCGCGCTCGACGCGCTGGGCCTCCCACCGGACGACTGCATCTACGTGGGTGACACCGTGCACTTCGACGTGAACGGCGCCCGAGCAGCTGGTCTCCGCCCGGTTCACCTCGATCCGTACCGATGGTGCCCCGGCACCGACCACGCCCACGTGGGCTCGCTCGCCGAGCTGGCGCGGGCGCTGATCCCGATGCTCTCGGGAGATCGGTGACGACCTCGAGCCCAAGGTTGGCGACCACGGCCGCCAGCGCGTACCCGTCGTGGCTGACCGGATGGCGACGCACGGCGCTGCTCGTGCTGATCGCAGTGGTCGCCCGGGTGGCGTACTGGAAGCTCGCCATTCCCGGCTACCACCCCATCAGTGACGCCGGCCAGTACTCCGAGCTGGCCTGGAACGTCGCCCATGGCAAGGGCCTGGAGATGGGCTTCCCCGCTCTGGCTCCGCATCCCTCGGCCTTCCGTCCGCCTGTCTACCCGCTGCTCCTGGGCTTCTGGTTCTTCGTCTTCGGGACCTCCGTCGGTGCCGGGCAGGCGCTCAGTCTCATCACCGGCGTGGCCGCCGTGCTCCTCACCGAGCGTCTGGCCCGTCGTCTGGCCGGTCCGGTGGCCGGCGTGGTCGCCGGCCTGGCGGTCGCCGTCTACCTCCCCCTGGTGGCCAACGACGTGATGCTGCTCACCGAGTCGCTGTCGATGGTCCTGCTGGCCGGGACCCTGCTGCTGCTCGTCGAGCGACGGCCCCTGCTGGCCGGCCTGACCTCCGGTGTGCTCATCCTCACCCGCCCCAGCGCCCAGGGCCTCGCGGTCGTCGCCGCGCTGTGGCTGTGGTGGACGGTGGGTTGGCGCCGGGCGCTCTACTTCCTGGGCGTGGTCGCCCTGCTCTTCGCGGGGTGGGTCATCCGCAACGAGATCCAGCTGGGCTCGCCGGTGACGTTCACGTCCAACGGCTTCAACCTGGCTGCCATGTACTCCACCCAGGCCCAGCAGAGCGGTGGCTTCGTCGATCCCGTGTATGACCCACGGTTCCAGGACCTCCGGCTCCTGCAGTTCGACGAGGTGAAGTGGAGCCGAACGCTGACCGACCGCGGCATCTCCGGCATCGAGCACAATCCGCTCTACGTGTTCAACGTCCTCGGCTCGAACAGCAAGGCCTGGTTCGAGCTCGTACCGACCACCGGTGACTCGGCCGAGCGCCTCGACGGGCGCAACATCACGGTGCGCCACTGGGCATTGCCGGAGTTCTACCTCTTCACGGTGGGAGGCATCGCCGGACTGGTCGTGACCCGGAGGCAGCGGAACACGGTTCTCCTCATCGCCGTGAGCCTGTACTTCACCGCCGCCAGCCTGCTCGTGCTGGCGCCGCCCCGGTTGCGGGCCCCGTTCGACCTCGTCAACTGCGTCGGGCTCGGGCTCCTGGCTGCGTGGTGGTGGCAACGTCGCCACCAGGTGGCGGAGCCGGCGGTCGATCCAGCCGTGACGGAGGAGCCACCGGCGCCCCCCGGGGTGCGGCCGCTCTCTCGGCCCAGGCCCTGACCGACGAGGCCAGCAGCAGCGAGGACACCACCCGCTCGCCGACGGGCCGCGCCGCCACGTCCGGTACGTTGGCGTACCGTTTCCGTACTTCGGGGTCTTCAGGCGCCGATGACGTCGGGGCGGCCGAGGCCGTACGCCTCGCACAGCGCGAAGTAGCCATCGCGAAGAGTGCCGGCGTCGACCACCGACGTCACGTTGCCGTCGGCGTCGAGGTCGAGGTTGGCGCCGTGGACGGCGAACCACACGTCGGTCAGGCCCTGCACCTCGCTCGAGACGGTGAGGGTATGGATGGAGCCGGCCGGCTCGTAGAGGTAGGAGCCGGGGGTGTTGACCTCGGGGTACTCGAGGTACTTCCAGCTCCCGGCCAGGGTCACGGCGTGCACCGGCCCGGTGTGCTTGTGCGTGGGGATCGTGGTGCCGGGCTCGAAGCGGGTCCTGACGACCCACAGGCCCTGCTCCACGTCGACCTGCAGCAGCTGCAGGTGCACCCCGCCGCCGGTGTCCACGAAGGGGAGGTCGTCCTCGGCCCGGTGCAGGGCCCGCGGGAGGTCGATGGTCGTCATGATCCGACTGTAGCTTTGCCCTGCCGTCGCCCGAAAGAACGGAGATTCACGTGTTCCAGCTGCGCTTCGACCTGCGGGTCCCGCCCTTTGCGGCGACGACGCACGACCAGCTCTACCGCGAAGCCATGGACATGGTCGGCTGGGCGGACGACCGCGGCTTCATGGGCATCGTCCTTTCCGAGCACCACGGTGTGGACGACGGGTACATGAGCTCGCCGCTGACGCTGGCTGCCGGCATGCTGGGACGGACCAGGAACCTCCTCTGCACGATCGCGGCCCTGCTCGTGCCGTACCACGATCCGCTCCGGCTCGCCGAGGAGGTGGCCACTGTGGACCTCCTGTCGGGGGGCAACCGTCTCGTGCTCATCATTGGTCTCGGCTATCGCGAGTCGGAGTTCGAGATGTTCGCCAAGGACCGGTCCCGCCGGGGGCGGCTGGTGGAAGAGGCGGTGGACACGATGCTCCGGGCCTGGGCCGGTGAACCCTTCGAGTACCAGGGTCGGACGGTCCGGGTGACGCCCCGGCCGGTCACCCGTCCGCACCCCACCATGATGATCGGCGGCTCGGCCGAGATCTCCGCTCGCCGCGCCGCCCGGTTCCATCTCCCGTTCATGCCACCCCTCGCTGACGACGAGTTGGCCCGCGCCTATTACGAGGAGGCCGAGCGGGTCGGCTACGGATCCCCGTTCGTCATGATGCCGTCGGGCCCTGGTGCCGTCATCGTCTCCGACGACCCGGAGCGGGTCTGGCACCAGATCGGCCAGCACGCGCTGTACGACGCCCAGACCTACGCCAGCTGGCAGTACGCCGACCAACGCTCGTCGTGGAGCGTCGAGGCCGAGGATGTCGCGGGCGTTCGGGCCAGCGGCCAGTACCAGGTCGTGACCCCCGCTGACTGCGTCAAGCTGGCCCGGGAGCACGCGGCGGTCACCCTCCACCCCTTCGTCGG encodes the following:
- a CDS encoding HAD family hydrolase, which codes for MRLSDGPVEAVLLDAGGVLLLPDPAELRRALAPLGETPDDETCRRAHYACMREVDRLGSPDWPVVDRVLARVAGVADDRLDHAVSLVEEVYLRLPWVPVPDAAETLLHLQAAGYRLAVVSNATGTMEQQLAEHRICTADGGAAAQVAVVVDSDVVGVEKPDPAIFGIALDALGLPPDDCIYVGDTVHFDVNGARAAGLRPVHLDPYRWCPGTDHAHVGSLAELARALIPMLSGDR
- a CDS encoding LLM class flavin-dependent oxidoreductase; protein product: MFQLRFDLRVPPFAATTHDQLYREAMDMVGWADDRGFMGIVLSEHHGVDDGYMSSPLTLAAGMLGRTRNLLCTIAALLVPYHDPLRLAEEVATVDLLSGGNRLVLIIGLGYRESEFEMFAKDRSRRGRLVEEAVDTMLRAWAGEPFEYQGRTVRVTPRPVTRPHPTMMIGGSAEISARRAARFHLPFMPPLADDELARAYYEEAERVGYGSPFVMMPSGPGAVIVSDDPERVWHQIGQHALYDAQTYASWQYADQRSSWSVEAEDVAGVRASGQYQVVTPADCVKLAREHAAVTLHPFVGGIDPAIGWESVQLVVDKVMPELAAG
- a CDS encoding TMEM175 family protein; amino-acid sequence: MSDHGEVATPGSTGSPAETPVERRFDYDRTVALSDGVFAIALTLLVLNISAPVLGPGHEGVLGGRLLDHGQEYFSYALGFAVIGLLWIRHHIFFRGIDHIDTGLTVINLVYLGLVAFLPFPTRILGLYGQEPAAVVLYATTVALVSVVARIMVVHAMRAGLLSDAGRREVRRRQHWVIVPIVFLVSIPISFVSTSAALYCWALLLVLPIVFRRVAART
- a CDS encoding 2,4'-dihydroxyacetophenone dioxygenase family protein, encoding MTTIDLPRALHRAEDDLPFVDTGGGVHLQLLQVDVEQGLWVVRTRFEPGTTIPTHKHTGPVHAVTLAGSWKYLEYPEVNTPGSYLYEPAGSIHTLTVSSEVQGLTDVWFAVHGANLDLDADGNVTSVVDAGTLRDGYFALCEAYGLGRPDVIGA